The genomic DNA GATCGCGCTGCTGTACTTCATCCCGGCGATCAACCTCGGTGGTCTGCCGCCGTTCTCCGGGTTCATCGGCAAGTTCGCCCTGTTCGAAGCGGCCGCGTCCGTGGGCACCCCGCTCATGATCGTGCTCATCTTCGGCGGCATCATCACGTCGCTGCTCACCCTCTACGCCCTCATGAGGGCCTGGAACCTCGCGTTCTGGCGTGAGGAGGAGGACTCGACCGAGACCGAGGGGCGCATCTCGTACCTCACCGGAGCCCCCGCCGCGGATGAGCAGCAGGAGCGCCGGCACATCCCCAAGATCATGACCGTGGCCACTGCCGGGATGGTCACCGTGACGGTGGCCCTGACGATCTTCGCCGGACCGCTGTACGCTCTGTGCGACCGTATCGGGGCGGGCCTGCTGCAGCCGGTCAACCTCGTCCAGCTGGAAGACGAGGTGGAGGGATGAGCCCCGAGACCAAGAGCGTCTGGCGGGACATCGGCATGCAGCTGCCGTTCCTCGCCTGGCTGATCGTGCTGTGGATGCTGCTGTGGGCCCAGTTCACGGTGCTCTCCTTCCTCACGGGACTCGTGGTGGCGATCTTCGTGACGCGGGTGTTCCGCCTGCCCACGGTCGAGCTCTCCGGGCGCATCAACCTCTGGTACGGCGCGCTGTTCGTGGTGCAGTTCCTCTTCGCGATCCTCCGTGGCGCGCTCTCGGTGACCGTGCAGGTGTTCGACTTCCGCCGGCAGCCCGGCACCGCCATCATCGCGGTGCCGCTCCGCTATGCCGATGACCTCGTCATGACGCACGTCGCCGTGGTGTCGTCGCTCATCCCGGGCTCCCTGGTGGTCGAGGCCGACCGCGACCGCGGGATCCTCTACCTG from Microbacterium paraoxydans includes the following:
- a CDS encoding Na+/H+ antiporter subunit E, translating into MSPETKSVWRDIGMQLPFLAWLIVLWMLLWAQFTVLSFLTGLVVAIFVTRVFRLPTVELSGRINLWYGALFVVQFLFAILRGALSVTVQVFDFRRQPGTAIIAVPLRYADDLVMTHVAVVSSLIPGSLVVEADRDRGILYLHVIGVRSREDVETQRQGVLGWEKRIVRALGNPTQYRALKADERAGRIDPATIGGAR